GCGAGACATGGATGTGGGCGCTCGCCAGCAGCCGGTACTCGTGGGCGGCGCAGCCGAGCTGCCAGGTCTTGGCGAGTCGGGGCAGGCGGGAGGCGACGTGGCTCTTCTGCGGCTCCTGCAGATAGCCGTAGGAAATGCAGCCGGTCATGAGACCTACCGGCACCGGGGGCGCCACGCGCAGCGCGGGGCCGCGGCGTCCGTCCTCGCCGGTGATCCAGGCCCCCTCGCCTTCCGCCGCGATCAGCGTGTCCGCGCCGACGGGATCGTGGATCCAGGCGGCGACCACGCGGCCCTCAACGAAGGCAGCGGCCATGCAGCCGAAGATCGCCATGCCGGCGGCGAAGTTCGCGGTGCCGTCCACCGGGTCCACCACGAAGGCGAGCGGCGCGTCGGCCAGGCGGGACGACAGGGCGGGATCGGCAGCGCAGGCTTCCTCCCCTACCACGAGGCAGCCGGGGAAGCGCTTCTCCAGCGCGGCCGTGATCACGCGTTCCGCGCCCTCATCCGCGTCCGTCACCATGTCCAGCGGGCCGGACTTGGTGCGGATGTCGGAGGCGGCGAGACGCCGGTAGCGGGGCAGGATCTCGGCCCGGGAGGCGGCGCGCAGGACCGCGTCCACCTCTGCCAGGGCGGCGGCGTCGAAGCGGGTCATTCCACGCCGTGCCCTTCCATTCCCGCGAAGCGGGCGCGGTTCGCCGGGGAGAGGCGGACGGAGAGGTGGATGCCGTCCTCGGCGTCGTTCCGCTCCACCACCTCACCGTGCTGGTAGAGCCAGGCGAGGCCCGCGCCGTCCTCCGGCGCGAGGGTGAGGTGCTCCATCACCATGCCGGCCGCCAGGCACTCGTCCAGCCCCAGGCGGAGCGTCTCCAGCCCCTCGCCGGTCAGGGCGGAGACCGCGACGGCTCCGGGCAGCGGCGGGGGCGGCTCCTCCAGCAGGTCGGTCTTGTTCAGGACCTCGATCACCCGGCCTTCCCAGGCCTCGTCCAGCGCGGCATCGGGGCCGGAGGCGAGGTCGTTCAGGACCTCCAGGACATCGGCGCGCTGCGCGGCGCTGTCGGGGTGGGCCACGTCGCGGACGTGGAGGATGATGTCGGCGGCCGCCACCTCCTCCAGCGTGGCGCGGAAGGCCTCCACCAGCTGGGTCGGCAGTTCCGAGATAAAGCCCACCGTGTCGGAGAGGATGACGGTGCGGCCGGAGGTCAGGCGGATGGCCCGCATGGTCGGGTCCAGCGTGGCAAAGAGCTGGTCCTGGGCGTAGACGCCGGCGCCGGTCAGGGCATTGAACAGGGTGGACTTGCCGGCATTGGTGTAACCGACCAGCGCCACGACGGGGAACGGCACCTTGGTGCGGGCCTTGCGGTGCAGGCCGCGGGTGCGGCGCACCTGTTCCAGCTCCTTCTTCAGCTTCACCAGGCGCTCGTCGATGAGGCGGCGGTCGATCTCGATCTGCGACTCACCGGGGCCGCCAAGGAAGCCGAAGCCGCCGCGCTGGCGCTCCAGGTGGGTCCAGGAGCGGACGAGGCGGGTGCGCTGGTAGGAGAGGTGGGCGAGCTCGACCTGCAGCGAGCCCTCCTTCGTGCGCGCGCGCTCCCCGAAGATCTCCAGGATCAGGCCGGTGCGGTCGATGACCTTGCAGCCCCAGGCGCGCTCCAGGTTGCGCTGCTGGACAGGGCTGAGGGCTGCGTCCACCACGGCGACCTGCACCCCCTGCTCCGCCATGGCGGCGCGGGCGGTCTCCACCTGGCCCTCGCCCAGCAGGGTGCTGGGGCGGCGGGCGCGGAGCGGGAAGATCGCGGTGTGGACGATGGCGACGCCGATGGAGGCGGCCAGCCCGACCGCCTCCCCGAGCCGCGCATCGGCGGCGCGGGTGGCGCCGCGGCCATCGGTGATCCCCCGCTCCACAAGGCTCGGGGGGCGCTCCCAGGGAAGAATGACGGCGGCGGGGGTCGGCCCCGCCGCCCGGTTAGTCGTGGCTTCCGACAGGGCTCGGCTCGCGCGGCGTGAGGGTCATGGTGGTCTCCCGGACCGGGGCACCGCCCTGGGTGGGCTGCGGGGCAGCGGGACCGGCGCCCGCGCCGGCAGAGGCCGCGTCGAACAGCATGATCGGGGCGCCCGGCATCACGGTGCTGATCGCGTGCTTGTAGACGAGCTGGGTGTGCCCGTCACGGCGCAGCAGCACCGAGAAGTTGTCGAACCAGGTGATGATGCCCTGCAGCTTCACGCCGTTCACCAGGAAGACGGTGACGGGGGTCTTGCTCTTGCGAACATGGTTCAGGAACACGTCCTGCACGTTCTGGGACTTCTCGGCAGCCATTGGCTGATGTCCTTCTTCTTTAAGGTCGCCTGGCCCCCTCCATCGAGGGGCCGTGGCGGCACGGATGCGGCTTTTCTTCGCGGGCCGGCCCGTGGCCGCCCCGC
This genomic window from Pararoseomonas sp. SCSIO 73927 contains:
- a CDS encoding inositol monophosphatase family protein; its protein translation is MTRFDAAALAEVDAVLRAASRAEILPRYRRLAASDIRTKSGPLDMVTDADEGAERVITAALEKRFPGCLVVGEEACAADPALSSRLADAPLAFVVDPVDGTANFAAGMAIFGCMAAAFVEGRVVAAWIHDPVGADTLIAAEGEGAWITGEDGRRGPALRVAPPVPVGLMTGCISYGYLQEPQKSHVASRLPRLAKTWQLGCAAHEYRLLASAHIHVSLYNRLMPWDHAPGWLIHRETGGYAAHFDGTPYLPATDRAGGLICAPDRASWEEARAALLGD
- the hfq gene encoding RNA chaperone Hfq; translation: MAAEKSQNVQDVFLNHVRKSKTPVTVFLVNGVKLQGIITWFDNFSVLLRRDGHTQLVYKHAISTVMPGAPIMLFDAASAGAGAGPAAPQPTQGGAPVRETTMTLTPREPSPVGSHD
- the hflX gene encoding GTPase HflX, which gives rise to MSEATTNRAAGPTPAAVILPWERPPSLVERGITDGRGATRAADARLGEAVGLAASIGVAIVHTAIFPLRARRPSTLLGEGQVETARAAMAEQGVQVAVVDAALSPVQQRNLERAWGCKVIDRTGLILEIFGERARTKEGSLQVELAHLSYQRTRLVRSWTHLERQRGGFGFLGGPGESQIEIDRRLIDERLVKLKKELEQVRRTRGLHRKARTKVPFPVVALVGYTNAGKSTLFNALTGAGVYAQDQLFATLDPTMRAIRLTSGRTVILSDTVGFISELPTQLVEAFRATLEEVAAADIILHVRDVAHPDSAAQRADVLEVLNDLASGPDAALDEAWEGRVIEVLNKTDLLEEPPPPLPGAVAVSALTGEGLETLRLGLDECLAAGMVMEHLTLAPEDGAGLAWLYQHGEVVERNDAEDGIHLSVRLSPANRARFAGMEGHGVE